CGTACATCTAtcattttcttgttttctataCTTCAAAATGCTTCATCTCAAGCGTTACGTCACGACACGACAAGTATCGTTTAGTAAGACTAGTAAGAGGCGTTTCGGGCACAGAATACGATTGTCAGACTGAGTGTAATTTCTGAATTTGGTATTGTTTCAATTTGATTCTCAAAACTAAACGATTCGACTGATACCTACCAATAATCAAAAATTGTATTCTACATCTAACGtattcatcaaaaataatagttAATTGCTGctactccctagggagttatagcttttttccttaattatgtcactacatacaaaccaagtagcataaatgagttttacttttaaaatactggtgtttataatttaatatttttgtttttatttaatttgatttgccTTGGTCCAAAAAACTTATTAGAAATTTGGGGCGGCGTTTTTGGGATAGGGGCAGCGACCCCCGTTCCGGCTCTTTCCTGGTCCAGCAAATATCGCTGGCTGTGCAACGCGGCAATGCCGTGGCCGCTAGCATTTTTGGCACGTTTGGATCACGTGACAGTCGGAACGAGACATAGGTAGGTCTTGTGATATACAGTTAGtttgttataattgtttttcatttatttatactagttttaattttataatattatagtttaattagtaataatcctttaaattgaaataaaaccatttaatttaGCTTCACCGCATATATAGTTTTTATACTTATAttggggttgaaaccctagggccgtgggggcctagcgcgcgccgcctctataaggagttagcaaaacgcctcatagaggcttcgggtgaccagagggctggcctgtacttcgcccagcggataagcattgccatccagaggggcaatgcagccagccttctgggcaccctgccaagcggtctcgatctgggacaatttttttatttataagtttttaattgtttttcctcccatttgtgtttattataattaaaatactctCGATAGTTGACCTATAGGTATATTAATTTTGAACCATTTCCCGTTGTCTGactgagctgaaatttggcatgctTCCGTATatccgatgacaatgcaataataatattgagtttaggctcatttgaaatGTATCAAGAAATACTTGATAGACATGAAAAGGATAGCAAgtacagtcggcaataaaagtgtgtatcataaaatattttttacggtTAACTACTTCTTTTGTTTGAAACTTGATGCATCGCACAACTCAACCgtgaaatgaactgtcgcccgcggtatttTCGGATCGATACGATCTACAAACCTATGAGAAAAGACGTACGTTCTTCCATCATAAATACCGACAACGCACTTGCAATCCTTCTGGCATTACAGGCAATGTTAAGAAGGCAATGCCTCTGCTAGTTTGCATCCTATATcccaaaaaaaacaacaactaGGCTCATGGGACGAGGACAAAGAGCAATATAccactttttaaccgacttcaatttcatagaaggccTCCTCCGTCTTCGACTataaacatatcagttggtaacaaatatacttaaaaaaaccggccaagtgctagtcggactcgcgcacgaagggttccgtaccattatttataaaaacggcaaaaaatatatgtttgttgtatgggagccccccttaaatatttattttattctgtttttagtattttttgttatagcggcaacagaaatacataatctgtagaaatttcaactcgCTAACTATCGCGGTTCAtgatatacagcctggtgacaaacggacggacggacggacagcgaagtctcagtaatagggtcccgtttgaccgtttgggtacggaaccctaaaaaggataatattttatttcatccttttataagtcggtttacttttttgtaaaaagtttttattaactCTAGGGTTAGACCGTATTACTTTCAACCCGCTTCTTAGATAAACAATGACTCACAGACcataagaaatgaaaaaaaaaatatcccgtCGCCCGACGGATAGAATGAACTGACCTGGGACAAGGTCGAATTCAACTTACACATTGCTAACCAAAAGCTATTCAAACAGGTTACTTTTACTCGTATAGTATATAATAGCCAAGAACAATTTTAAATTCATCATTTACTGTTCATACATGACAGAGAAAGCTAACAAAATGTTCTCCAAAGTAAGTACAGAACTTATCTGAATATCCTGTGTTacataaaataatgtacacgaAATTCTATCTTTGTCAATTCAGaagaatttaatattattgtttcaaTTGCAGTTAGTGGCCCTTTGTGCGTTCGTGGCGGTCTCCCAGGCTGGTCTCTTGCCTGAGCCCCACTACTCCCAAGCCGAAGCTGTCTCATCCCAAAGCATCGTGCGTCACGATGAGCAGCCCCATCACTCCGCCAAGCTGATCGCTGCTCCTGTCGCCAAGCTGGCCGTCGCCGCCCCCGTCAGCTACCACGCCGCCCCCGCCCCCATTGTCTACCACCACGCAGCCCCTGCTCACGTTGCCTACCACGCTGCTCCCACCGTCCACTACGCCGCCCCCGTTGCTAAAGTCGTCGCTCACCACGAGGAAGAAATCGTAAGTTTTGGACAttgaagtacaaaaataaaatgtcaacatGATATATCCAATTGTCCATGTAGGTATATAGTATGTAGGTACTTCGCCTTTTTCGATATTATagcaagtaggtacctaactaaaaactgcaaaaataataaacaattccGAAAGAACCATTGATAAAATAAGGTTCTGctacaaatgtattttttaagtaaatattgcaGGTTATTGATATTTAATCATATATTAC
This portion of the Cydia pomonella isolate Wapato2018A chromosome 7, ilCydPomo1, whole genome shotgun sequence genome encodes:
- the LOC133519927 gene encoding cuticle protein 8-like isoform X2, which encodes MTEKANKMFSKLVALCAFVAVSQAGLLPEPHYSQAEAVSSQSIVRHDEQPHHSAKLIAAPVAKLAVAAPVSYHAAPAPIVYHHAAPAHVAYHAAPTVHYAAPVAKVVAHHEEEIAYPKYEYTYSVADEHTGDNKSQQETRDGDAVKGSYSFHEADGSIRTVEYTADDHNGFNAVVHNTRHTHAPAALKAAPVLVKTAPVYYHH